The region TCCCACCAGGTGATATCGGTCTGCGCATAGGCGGCCGCTGAGGGCAGGATCGCCAGCGCACCCGCAAGGGCAAGTTTCAATAGCTTCTTCATGTCTCTCTCCTCCTGTCATGACACCCAGTCTGGCGGCTCGCGCCGCATTGCTTCTTGCTCGGATTTCCTCCCATCCGAACAAGCAGGTCGCTCTTTCACTCAATCCGTGGTTTCGCTGTGTATCAGAATTACGAATATCAACGCAGTCGCTCTCCCTGCCCGCTAAAGGCGAACATCTCGCCAGCATTGAGCGTGAGGCGGATCGCCTGTTTGGCATGCGGCCGCTCGTCGCCGCGGCATTCGACGATCATCTCCTCACCTGTTGCCGTCAGGACATGCAGGTAGCCGGTTCCGCCGAGTTCCTCGATGAACTCCGCGGTGGCATTGAGGGGGACGCCTCCTTCCCGATCGCCGAGCGTGACGTGTTCCGGCCGCACTCCGACGAAGATTTCTTCGCCTGTAGGCACGTTCGCCCCCGCCGCGATTTCGAACGGGACGCCCGGCGCGTCCTTGAGGTCGACGGCCAGCCGGCCAGCGCCGCTGGAGGCGACACGGGCTTTCAGGAAGTTCATGCTCGGGGAACCGATGAATCCTGCGACAAACATGTTGTCGGGATTTCGATAAAGCTCGAGTGGGGCGCCGACCTGCTGGACCACGCCCGACTTCAACACGACGATCTTGTCGGCCAGCGTCATTGCTTCGACCTGATCGTGGGTGACGTAGACCATCGTTGCGCCGATCTGGCGATGCAGCCGGGCGATTTCCATACGCATTTTGACCCGCAGTTCCGCGTCGAGATTGGAGAGTGGCTCGTCGAAGAGAAAGACACGCGGCTCACGAACGATCGCCCGCCCGATCGCCACACGCTGGCGCTGCCCGCCGGAGAGCTGGCTCGGCTTGTGGTTCAGATAGTCCGTCAGCCGAAGAATATCCGCCGCCGCTCTGACCTTCGCCTCGATCTCGGCCTTGGGTCGCCGTGCGATGGAGAGGCTGAAGGCCATGTTGTCGAAGACGGAAAGATGCGGATAGAGCGCATAGGACTGAAAAACCATGGCCACGCCGCGCTTCGAAGCTTCCCGGCGAGTGACGTCCTCGGCATTGATCCTGATCTCACCCCCGGTCGTCTCCTCGAGACCGGCAATCATTCGCAGGAGAGTGGATTTTCCGCAGCCGGACGGACCGACAAAAACTGCAAACTCGCCCTGCTCGATTTCGATGTCGACATCATGGATCACCTTCACGGCGCCGAATGATTTGCTGACGCCCGTCAACTTGATTCCGGACATTGGACCTCCCTATAATAACGATTGGTCCGGGGAGACTCCTCATACCACCCCGGGACCAATGCCCGGCTCACGCTGATGCGACGGAAATCAGAACGAAATGGTAGGATTTCGGCGGCAGCGAGCCGACGAGCGAGCCAGCTTCGTCAATGGTAAGCTCCCTCCCCGCCTTCGGAACGATGCGGTTCTGATCCTCAACCGAGTTGCCCGCCTTCAGGTCCTCGCCCTCAAGCATGTGATGCTGCAAGATGTTGACTTGGCTGAAGCCCTGCAGATCGACCGTGATGCCGAGCGGTTCATCGAGGCTGCGGTTGATGGCGAAGATCGCGATCGATTTGCCGTCCTCCTGCAGCACCGCCGAGAGATCGAGATAGGGCACGTCCTGAGCCACCTCGCAATCGTAGGTGGGGCCGGATGCCGCCACGGTGAGCGCCGTGCCGCGGCCGTATTTCGAGGCATATTGCAGCGGATAATAGATCGACTGACGCCAGGCCGGACCGCCGGCCTTGGTCAGGATCGGCGCGATGACATTGACGAGCTGCGCCACGCAGGCGATCTTGACCCGGTCGGACCGGCGAATGAAGACGTTGAGCAAGGAGCCGACGAAGATCGCGTCCTCGAGATTGTAAAGTTCCTCGAGCAGCGGCGGCGCTTCCGGCCAGTCCCAGCTTGCAATCCGTTCGCCGTCCTCCTTGCGGTCGTGATACCAGACGTTCCACTCGTCGAAGCAGATCTTGACATCGCGCTTGGAGCGCTTTTTCGCCTTGATATAATCGATGACGCCGCCGATGGTCACGATGTAGCGGTCGAGGTCGATCGCCTTGGCGTAGTAGTTGAGCGTGTCCTGCTCCTCATTGCCGAAGTACTTGTGCAGGGAGATGTAGTCGACGCTGTCGTAGCTGGCGTCGAGAACCGTCGCCTCCCATTCCGGATAGGTCTTCATCTTGTCGTTCGACGAGCCGCAGACGACCGTCTCCAGCGTCTTGTCGAAATATTTGAAAGCCTTGCTCACCTCGTTGGCGAGGTGGCCGTATTCAGCAGCACTCTTGTGTCCAACCTGCCAGGGCCCGTCCATCTCGTTGCCAAGGCACCAGATGCGGACGTTGTGCGGCTCCTTGTAACCATGCTTCGCGCGCAGATCGCTCCAGTAGGTACCGCCCGGGTGGTTGCAATACTCGAGGAAGTTGCGGGCGTCGTCCAAGCCGCGCGAACCGAGATTCATCGCCAACATCATCTCGGTCCCGGCAAGCTTCGCCCAGTCGGCAAACTCGTTGACGCCGACCTGGTTGGTTTCGCGGGTGCGCCAGGCAAGATCGAGCCGCACAGGACGCTCCGCTCGCGGGCCGATGCCATCCTCCCACCGATAGGCCGAAACGAAGTTGCCGCCGGGATATCGCACGATCGGCATATCGAGGTCGCGCACCATATCCAGAACGTCGGTACGAAAGCCGTCCCGGTCCGCATTTTCGTGGCCGGGTTCATAGATCCCGGTGTAGACCGCACGACCCATATGTTCCAGGAAGGAGCCGTAAACCCGCTTATCAACGGTCGAGATGGTGTATTCCCGGTTAAGGGTCGCTTTCGCTCGCATGGGCTTCCTCATTTATTGAATTCGATTTTGCGTGAAGCTAATCTGTATGATTTTTCATTTCAAGTAGTTTGTTTTGTATCAAAAAAACAGATAAGCAAACACCGACTGCTCGTTAGCACGGCCGATAACAGCCCATAGATCGAGATGTGTTCGTGGACGAGCTGTTGCCGCGGCCCACGCTATACGCCCACCCCGCGCGGCCGGCGTTCGGAGCCGATGCAAATTCGTTCATGGCGGCGGAACGATCCGAGACTTCATTGATTTGGAAAGAAGCCCAGCTTTGGCGGGCCCACGCCGCGCGAAAGTGGTCGTTTATGGTATCAAAGCCGCCGCTGTCATCATAAACTAAACCCGTCGCCTAAGGTGAAGACAGCCGTTATTGGGCGAGCTCTCCGGAATACGGCGGGGCTGGAACCTGAAGCACGACGGGAGCATATCGCTCATGGGTTGGTCTTTCAGAATTGGAACGATCGGTGGAACCGCAATCCGCGTTCATGTGACATTCGCGCTTCTGCTCGTCTGGATCTGGCTCATGCACTATCGGATCGGCGGAACGCCGGCGGCCCTGGAGGGTATCGCCTTCGTCATGGCGGTCTTCGTCTGCGTCGTTCTGCATGAATTCGGCCATATTGCCGCTGCGCGGCGTTTCGGCATCAAGACGCCCGACATAACGTTGCTACCGATTGGCGGCGTCGCCCGCCTTGAACGCATGCCCGAAGAGCCCGGCGAAGAATTCGTGATCGCCATCGCCGGCCCGCTCGTCAATGTGGCAATTGCGGCGGTGATCTTTGCCGTGCTTGGCACCTCGGTCGGGATGGAGCAGATGGCCGGTGTCGAGGATCCGCAGATGAGCTTTCTGGCAAGGCTTGCCGGGGTCAACGTCTTCCTTGTCCTTTTCAATATGATTCCGGCTTTTCCGATGGATGGCGGGCGTGTGCTGCGTGCCGCGCTTGCCTCGCGCCTGACCTGGTCACGTGCCACTCAGATCGCAGCGACGATCGGTCAGGGGCTCGCCTTCGTCTTCGGCTTCGTCGGCTTGTTTTACAATCCGCTGCTGATCTTCATCGGAATCTTCGTCTATCTGGCTGCGACGGCGGAAGCGCAGAACGCCCAGATCCGCGAAATTTCCGAAAGTGTCATGATCGCCGACGTCATGATCACAGAGTTCGCGAGGCTTGAGCGTTCGGCGAGTATTGACGAAGCAATCGAGGCGCTGCTCGCAACCACACAGCGCGAGTTCCCCGTGGTCGATCCGGTCGGCCATTTCGAGGGTCTGCTGACGCGCGACGACATGATCCGTACTTTGAAGGAGAATGGTCCGGCGACACCAGTCGTGTCCGCGATGCGCCGCGACGTGCCGACGATCCACTATCGAAAGCGCCTAGAGGAAAGTCTGCGCCTGATGCAAAACGCGAATTCACCGGCCGTCGCCGTGCTGGACGGTTCCGGTCGTCTGGTTGGCCTGATGACCCACGAGACGATAGGCGAGATGATGATGGTGCGCGCTGCGGCTGCCGGTCGTTTCCGCTTCGGCCACTTGCGGCGCGGCAATTCGGATATCCGAAGCTAAGGAGGACCCGGCGCGGAACCGATTGTGAGCTGACGCGTTCGGCTACTAATGCGTGATTCCTTAAATCGGAACCGATCGAGGGGATCCATGCGTATTTCAAAGTGCTACAGCGTCTAGAACAACGCACCGCGCGGCAAGAAATTCGGATTCGGCGTCATGTTCGTGGCTTTGCAGGTCTTCACGATCGTGCTCGTGACAATTGCAACGGCGCTCGCTCTCGCCCACGCCCTTGAGTGGCCGGGCAAATTGCGTCTTACGAAAGAGCAGTATTTTGCCATCCAGCCAATTTACTACCCGGGCTTCACCATTGGCGGTGCGGCCGAGCCCTCCGGTCTACTCCTCGTCGCGGTGCTCCTCTATGTGATGCCGACCGGCACGCTGGCTCATTGGCTGACCGCCGCCGCCTTCGTCGCGTTGCTGGCGATGCATGCGACCTATTGGATCTTAACGCATCCGGTGAACAACTTCTGGCTCAAGGACACTAAGCTGCTGCGAGCGGGGGCGAGTTTCTTCAAACTTGGCGCTTCGCGCGCTCCAGATGCACGGGAGGACGTGGATTGGACTGCTCTGCGCGACCGCTGGGAATTCTCACATGTGGTGCGGGCGGGACTAGGCATGGTCAGCCTGGTCTTGCTCGTGACCGCGGTCGCGCTCTAACGAGACGCCCGGCGCAGGCCGCGGCGCATTGCTAGCAAGGATAGCATCGTGATGATCTCCCATTACGGCAATCTCGCAATCAACCTTGTGATCAGCCTGGTCCTGATGTACCTCGTCATGTTCACGATGATCGACGGCCTTGGCGATTTCTATAACAATCTCAACACCTTCTACATGGCGCTGATGATGGTCGCTCCGATGGCCATCCTGATGCTGCTTATGATGGGGTCGATGTACCAGAGCAAACGGTTGAACCTCGTTCTCTACGTCGGCTTCGTTGCTCTCTTCGTTGCCGCCTTCGCGTTCATGCGGGCGCAGAGCTTCATCGGCAACGAGCAGTTCCTGCGCTCGATGATCCCGCACCATTCGGGCGCAATCCTCATGTGCCGCGAGGCCACGGTCAGCGACCCCGAGATCGTCGCCCTGTGCGGCAGGATCATCGAATCTCAGCGCCAGGAGATCGTTCAGATGAAGGGTATTCTCTCTCGCTATTGACTGGGAGAAGCTGCCCCACTCCCGCGTTTATGCTGCGGACGTCGCGCTTGTCGTTGCAACTGGCCCTCATCCGTCGTG is a window of Sinorhizobium numidicum DNA encoding:
- a CDS encoding site-2 protease family protein produces the protein MGWSFRIGTIGGTAIRVHVTFALLLVWIWLMHYRIGGTPAALEGIAFVMAVFVCVVLHEFGHIAAARRFGIKTPDITLLPIGGVARLERMPEEPGEEFVIAIAGPLVNVAIAAVIFAVLGTSVGMEQMAGVEDPQMSFLARLAGVNVFLVLFNMIPAFPMDGGRVLRAALASRLTWSRATQIAATIGQGLAFVFGFVGLFYNPLLIFIGIFVYLAATAEAQNAQIREISESVMIADVMITEFARLERSASIDEAIEALLATTQREFPVVDPVGHFEGLLTRDDMIRTLKENGPATPVVSAMRRDVPTIHYRKRLEESLRLMQNANSPAVAVLDGSGRLVGLMTHETIGEMMMVRAAAAGRFRFGHLRRGNSDIRS
- a CDS encoding alpha-N-arabinofuranosidase, with protein sequence MRAKATLNREYTISTVDKRVYGSFLEHMGRAVYTGIYEPGHENADRDGFRTDVLDMVRDLDMPIVRYPGGNFVSAYRWEDGIGPRAERPVRLDLAWRTRETNQVGVNEFADWAKLAGTEMMLAMNLGSRGLDDARNFLEYCNHPGGTYWSDLRAKHGYKEPHNVRIWCLGNEMDGPWQVGHKSAAEYGHLANEVSKAFKYFDKTLETVVCGSSNDKMKTYPEWEATVLDASYDSVDYISLHKYFGNEEQDTLNYYAKAIDLDRYIVTIGGVIDYIKAKKRSKRDVKICFDEWNVWYHDRKEDGERIASWDWPEAPPLLEELYNLEDAIFVGSLLNVFIRRSDRVKIACVAQLVNVIAPILTKAGGPAWRQSIYYPLQYASKYGRGTALTVAASGPTYDCEVAQDVPYLDLSAVLQEDGKSIAIFAINRSLDEPLGITVDLQGFSQVNILQHHMLEGEDLKAGNSVEDQNRIVPKAGRELTIDEAGSLVGSLPPKSYHFVLISVASA
- a CDS encoding ABC transporter ATP-binding protein; amino-acid sequence: MSGIKLTGVSKSFGAVKVIHDVDIEIEQGEFAVFVGPSGCGKSTLLRMIAGLEETTGGEIRINAEDVTRREASKRGVAMVFQSYALYPHLSVFDNMAFSLSIARRPKAEIEAKVRAAADILRLTDYLNHKPSQLSGGQRQRVAIGRAIVREPRVFLFDEPLSNLDAELRVKMRMEIARLHRQIGATMVYVTHDQVEAMTLADKIVVLKSGVVQQVGAPLELYRNPDNMFVAGFIGSPSMNFLKARVASSGAGRLAVDLKDAPGVPFEIAAGANVPTGEEIFVGVRPEHVTLGDREGGVPLNATAEFIEELGGTGYLHVLTATGEEMIVECRGDERPHAKQAIRLTLNAGEMFAFSGQGERLR
- a CDS encoding DUF305 domain-containing protein, encoding MISHYGNLAINLVISLVLMYLVMFTMIDGLGDFYNNLNTFYMALMMVAPMAILMLLMMGSMYQSKRLNLVLYVGFVALFVAAFAFMRAQSFIGNEQFLRSMIPHHSGAILMCREATVSDPEIVALCGRIIESQRQEIVQMKGILSRY
- a CDS encoding DUF1772 domain-containing protein; amino-acid sequence: MFVALQVFTIVLVTIATALALAHALEWPGKLRLTKEQYFAIQPIYYPGFTIGGAAEPSGLLLVAVLLYVMPTGTLAHWLTAAAFVALLAMHATYWILTHPVNNFWLKDTKLLRAGASFFKLGASRAPDAREDVDWTALRDRWEFSHVVRAGLGMVSLVLLVTAVAL